A segment of the Streptomyces sp. P9-A2 genome:
GCCAGGCTCACGCTCGCGTCGCCGAGGGTGATGGCGGGCTGGGACGCGACCAGGGGGCCCGCCTGCAGCGCGTTCTCCAGGAGGAACAGCGCCGACGCGCCGAACAGGGCGAAGCCGTAGGTCTGCCAGGCCGTGAGGAACGCGGTGACGCCGCCGTCGTCGAGTGTGTGCATCGACGCCTTCATCAGCGCCGCGGTCACCGCGTACGCGACGGCGGTGGCCAGCCCGAAGCAGGCTGCGCGGGTGCGGCTCCCGGGCCGGCGGAGCGCGGCGAGCACGAGGGCGACGATCGCGGTGGCGCAGACGGCGAGTGCCGGGATCCAGCGGTCCATCGGCACGTGCGTGCGGTTTCCCGCGGGCGAGGCGGCGGCCAGGGCGACGGCGAGTCCTGCCACCACGGCGAAGGCGGCCGCCCAGCCGGTGCGGGACAGCCGCCCCCGCAACAGTACCGTGGCGATGGCCAGAGCGAGCGGGAGCTCCAGCACGAACAGGGGCTGAACGATCGTCAGTGGTCCCGTCGCAAGTGCCACGGCCTGGCAGACCGCCGCGGTGATCATGGTGATGATGCCGGCGAGCCAGACGGGGTGCCGCAGCAGGTCGAGCATCAGCCCGGCCCTCAGCTTGTCGGACCGGGGCACGCCGAGGG
Coding sequences within it:
- a CDS encoding DMT family transporter, whose translation is MLLPVLFALGAAFSSALATVLQRKAALGVPRSDKLRAGLMLDLLRHPVWLAGIITMITAAVCQAVALATGPLTIVQPLFVLELPLALAIATVLLRGRLSRTGWAAAFAVVAGLAVALAAASPAGNRTHVPMDRWIPALAVCATAIVALVLAALRRPGSRTRAACFGLATAVAYAVTAALMKASMHTLDDGGVTAFLTAWQTYGFALFGASALFLLENALQAGPLVASQPAITLGDASVSLALGLTVYSESVRSGWWLLPQLLGIALIVTGVLMLSRLALARSLTGEDRSTVNAEAP